The genomic stretch ACGAGGATGTCCAGTGAGTGCATCGACCAGGAAGCCCGAAGCCAGGTGCTGGACTGAGGACGGAGCTGCTGGCAAGAGTTTCCAGATGGGCTGAGCACCCTCGTggcctcctgcagagcagagagggaagccAGGGTGCCAGCCTGCACTGTCTGGAAACACAGCCAGCAGACAGCTTCTTCttcttgtgctttcttctcttcatcaTGAGTCCTTGTTGTCTCCTGCTGTCCTGTGCCATGAGTTCATCTGGAAGCAAGTCAAGAGCATCATCTTTGTTCTTCCTCTCACCATGTGAGGGGGGAAGAAGTGCTTCCCATTGTGGTGAAGGGGGTCTGACTGGCAGCTGTCCTTGTGGCAGCCTGGACTGGATTTCTTCGACCACGAGCTGCTTTGATTGCTTCTTGAGACTCATTAAAGTTTATGCTGCATTGTAATCTGTGTCTCCTCATGATACTTCCCTTTTGAGATTCTCAGCCACGCTCTCTAGAGGGAACTGGGATAACGTAGAATCTAAAGTTGTGGTTAGCCCCCACATCCTCTGTGTGCCTACAGTCCTGTTTCTGAAGCACTGAACCAGTCCCGCAGGGCTGCGCAGGTGCTGCTTGTATGTTTGCCAGACAATTCTGCAGCATTCAAGTGAGGGATTTTGGCGAGTCCCTGTCTCACCCTTGCCTACGAGagcaaggagaggaagaaaccCTCCTGGATGAAGCTGTTGTGCCTTCCTGACCTTCTGCCCCAAAATGCAAGAGAGCCAACATCAGGGAGGGAAGCAACATGGCTTGAGAGTGGCTGTTTGGTCCAACTACACCGCGCTCTGGTGATTGCTCCTGCCACAGGGGAAACAAGGGAAAACAAGCTCCATAGCCCTTCTTCCCTTATGCTCTAGTCCTCCACAGGAGATGCTTTTGTCTGTGTCACCCACTCCTGCTTGAGGCAGAGTGAGGGGCACCTCTCATGCTATCCCCTGTGCTGGGGAAATCCTATGATGCCTTACACCACAGCTAAAGGCCTGCATTCTCTGACCAACCACTGGTATGAGGCAAAGCCCTCAGCCTTGCTGTGCAGGAAGACTCTCAGGAAACATGCTCCTTGTCAACATTCCTGAGCCACCTCGAGCTGACAGCAGGAGCAAAGTGCAGTGAAAAGCTGATACCAGGGAGGGAAGGCAACAACTGCAGCAGGCAATCAGGGAGCGCAGGGTGCTGCAAGGCATTGCAGCTTTTTTGGGCAGACCCTGAGGTGCGAGACatgtttttccttggaaaattaattgaagcttccttcctttcttcttttgggGTAGATGCAGCTGGTGTCCTATGTCCCAAGTGCACAGGAGATTTCTTCCTCATGCATATGAGTTGTCTGAGTGCAGCAGAGGCCCAATGGCCCTCATcaggctcacctggagcctcccACCACACCCTCTTCCCATTGACCCTGGTGCTATAGTTAAGTTTTGTCCTGAGCCTTTGGCCCCCCCTTCAGATCCGGGTCATCAGTGTGGGTTGCCTGCTCTGTTGCAGATTTGCTTTTGCCTGCCCCTGGGTTGCCTTGGTAGGGCTAAAGTTGCCCAGTGGTTTCCCAGCTTTCCCTTGGGTCTGTCTGTGTTACTTTTTCTGGGCCTGGTCAGCAGTCTTTGGGCCCCGTGTTGACCCTGGTTGCTGTCACTGGACCTGACCCTGAAGTGTGGACTGTCTTGTCATCAGTCCTATGTCACCTGACCACCGAGCTAGACGCCTGGCTGAATCTGCCTTCCATCTCCTCATCTTCCTTGGTCAGGTGCTGTACAACGAGGGCCATTGCTGGTATAGCTGATGCCCTGTTGGCTGTGTGGCCTTGCTTGGCTCCTGGCTCCCATTGTGTAGGCAGCAGGTGGCTCGTACTGAGCTGTGACAGCACTCTTTGGGATAGATGTTTACTGTCATCATCAGGGTAGTACTGTGCACCTTCAAAGCTTTCCTCATCTTCCTAAATGAGGAATTTGGTCGGGCCTCTGTGATTTGACAGTTGCCTTTGTCTGCTGTCGTCCCAGCCTCATTGGGAAGGCGTTTTGTCCAGCCCTTGGGAAGACGGCCTGGCTGAGGGGCCTGAGCTGTGTATGCCTAGTATTCCTTGCTGGGCAGTCGTGCCCCCAAGAAACATGCTGCTGGTATGGCTTGGTGTCACCCCTTGGCACACgtccccagggaggtgctgatacctgctgctgcccaggctgccctCAACGGCACTCTCAGACCTCCCTGGTTTTTGGGCAGGGTTCTGTGTTGCACGGAAATATGGTCACATGTTTGCTGGTGTGTACTGTTCTGTCGGTATGTGGGGTCAAAGCAGAATCTGAGGCGTggagatggggaaggaggaaaggagctgTGTTTGTTGTCCAGTATGGGGCTTTGTCTGCAGGAGACATCCCGGTTTAACAGGAGTGGGCAGCAGGAGTGAGTAGTAGAGAGAGAGCCATGTCCGTGTTTCTGAAAGAGGCCTGCTGTGGTGACAGGGGACCTCTAGTtgctggggacagaggggagaggaaaaccAGTCAGGCTTTTGTCACCTGAGAGCAAGGCTTGATCCCACAGAAGGGCTGAGGCTTGATGGCAGAGCAGCCATACTTGGAAATCTGGTGCCTAAGGCAGCCTGAGCAGGTTGATAGGTAAAGCAAAGGCTGTACCTGCTCTTTGCTGATGAGCCTGGCTGGCAGTCTGACCTTTAAGGGTGGGTTTGCATGGAAATGAGTACCCATGCATTTAGGACAAAGCCTGAAGGAAGCTGCAGGAGGGTGAGAGGCTGGCACCACTTGACAATTTGGCCATCTCCTTCTTTTTGCCTTCATCTTCTTCCTGTGCTTTTGTGTCACTTCCCCAGAAGCATTTTGGCCTGTAATCCCGTCACTTGAAAGGAGCCTGTGTGATGGAATGGGCATGTCCTgaccaggaaaatgaaaaggggTCACTGCAGGGAACATAAGACACCCATTTGTTTAATTGTGGTGTTTTGCATACTTGAAGGTCCTGTTGGTAAACACATTAGAAGTGCAAATGGTGCCTCTATGCCTGGGGCAGTCTGGACTGGTATAAAAGCCTGTCCAACAGCAGGCTCCATCATCCACTGCTCTTGCCTTCTCCTCCTTGGCGAACAAGGTGAGCTGCAAGTGCCTTCTCCTCACTCCCCTCATTCTCTTCTTCTCCCCTTGGCCTTCTGGCCTCGACCAAGTCTTTGCCTCCATGTAGCTCTTTGTGTAGTCCTTGCTCCTTGACGCTGCTCCCTCCGTCACTGTTCTGCTTGCCAGTgaggggggaggtgggagaaggTCTTGGGCTGTCTCTGCAGAGAACCTTGGGCACCCAGTTCCCCAATCCTCTCTATGTCCTCATGCAACCTCTCTCTGCTCCCCATACTATGTCTTCCATTGTCCAGCAAACtgacaggctgctgctgacatgTGGTGTGTGTTTTCCCTGCCCTCTCTCCCAGGTGCGCCTCCATCCCGCAGCCATGTCCTGCTACGATCTGTGCCGTCCCTGTGGGCCAACCCCGCTTGCCaacagctgcaacgagccctgtgtCCGGCAGTGCCAGGACTCCCGTGTGGTGATCCAGCCCTCTCCCGTGGTGgtgaccctgcccggccccatcctcagctccttcccccagaacactGCTGTGGGATCTTCAGCATCTGCTGCCGTTGGCAGCATCCTGAGTGAGGAGGGAGTGCCCATCTCCTCCGGGGGCTTTGGCCTCTCTGGCTTTGGTGGCCGCTACAGTGGCAGAAGGTGCCTGCCCTGCTAAAGCCCACGAGGATGTCCAGTGATCGCATTGACCAGGAAGCCCGAAGTCAGGTGCCGGACTGAGGACggagctgctggccagagtTTCCAGATGGGCTGAGCACCCTCGTggcctcctgcagagcagagagggaagccAGGGTGCCAGCCTGTGCTGTCTGGAAACATGGCAAATACCTTAATCTTTAAATAACTGCTTCTGATTACTTCTGTtgcatttttactttgctttgtgTAATCCTCTCTTTATGAATAAGTTGAGGGTACTTAATGCCTCAGTAAGGAAAAGCAGTGTCTTGTCTGTGTTCCAGTGTTAATGGCTTCCTTcctttacataaatatttactttgcttttgCATTGTGGAATGTTTGCCTATCTCATTAAACTGAGTCTGCATCTTAATTTgaatttcattgtgttttgttctctgcttcCACCCTTTTGGGTGGAGTAAATCATTATATGGTAAAATCTATGCATTTATTAAACCATACCTTCACAGCTGAATTCGAGAATTTAATAGCCAGCAATAATCAACACTAAGTTTTTTCACCATTTACTCCATTCTTGAAGCATTTAACTGGTTTTCTTGctagctttttcatttttttccacatccaTGTGGAATGTTACTTTTGCAACCTTTCACAGCGATAACTTTCTCATCTTGTCTCATAGTTTTCTTTGAAACTCTGAAAATTGCAAAGTGTGGAGTAGCTTCTCAGAACTTATATTTGtctgggattttgtttgtttgtttgtttttattgacaTGAATGCTACTAAACTCTGAAGATCTAACCATGATAGGCTTTGAGGCAAACTTGTGATCTTGTCTCACATTTTCAAGACTGAAATGATTGTTCACAACCCCTAAGAATAAGAAGACTCTGTATGATTTAGTCATTAATAAATTTTTATGGTCAACTTCCACGTTCTCTCTTTCAAGCCTTAAACAAAGTAGATCTTATTCCTTAGCTAATCTGTGCAAGAACTCTAATCCACACAGAAAAAATTATGTGGGTGAAGAACTAGTTAAATGGCTGTGTTTGTCTTAACAGATTTTAATCCTGCTTTCAGCTAAGACTTTTCTCAAAGAATGTTGAAACCCTGCGCTTTGTGTGCTACTGAGTTTtatcaaaaaatattaacaaatccTTGTTTTGTCTAGATACAAAACCATCTAGATATGCATCTGAGCTCTTAATTGTATCATTAAGACAATCAAGACATTAAGACAACCTCGTTAGCTCCAGTGGCAAAGCAGTGTGGGGTCCAGTATGACACAGAACAGGAAAGCAGTAAGAAAGAGTAGCATCTAATTTCTTATGACTCTAAAGCTTGTGGAGAGCTTTCTCTTTAGGAGCACAATAAGTTCTATTTGAAAATGGAagtgctgaaataaaaacagcaaaggaacCAGGCTGAAGTCACCAGACATTCAGGTTCAAAGCTGGAACTAGCCCAATATCCAATCATTGGTGGTAAAAAGGCAGATGTATTCTTTTCAAatgtcctttcctttcctttcctttcctttcctttcctttcctttcctttcctttcctttcctttcctttcctttcctttcctttcctttcctttcctttcctttcctttcctttcctttcctttcctttcctttcctttcctttcctttcctttcctttcctttccttcccttcccttcccttcccttcccttcccttcccttcccttccttcccttcccttcccttcccttcccttcccttcccttcccttcccttcccttcccttcccttcccttcccttcccttcccttcccttcccttcccttcccttcccttcccttcccttcccttcccttcccttcccttcccttcccttcccttcccttcccttccctttccttcccttcccttcccttcccttcccttcccttcccttcccttcccttcccttcccttcccttcccttcccttcccttcccttcccttcccttcccccaaaGTTGCAAAATTaggaaaagaatatttaatttagagATAAGATGGCTTATGGCCTTTTTTAGACTGTGGCTCGAGGCAGCAAAGTATAAGAGATGAAAAGTCAACAGGTGTTAGACTGAATAGagcttctgctgaaaaaaatcaattccatgagtgtatttaaaaaaaataaaagaacaaatgtatACATGAATATATGGTATCCTATCAAAAGAACTGGTGTGATTGAGGTAATTAGTTATTCACCCAGGTCTGTGGGGAATCACTGATAACACTGATATACATCAAAAACTTTCTGTTTGGGGGAAGGTAGGTGTCTTTCTATGATGCAAATAGACACATACCATAAAGAGTATAGAAATGTGTTTCAGAAGAAGGAACTGCCTAGCTTAGTGGCCTGTCTTTGACAACAGCATATGCTGAAAAGTGTGTTTTGTGGTTCTTCTtctgaatgaaataaatgaaatagattGGAGATCTAGCCTCTTCCATAAGTGTTTCAGTCTTTGCCTTGAAATACttgttgattttaaaaaaagaaataatctccTAGAAGCCTTTAGTAAATGTGGCATTAGAAACATCCTGAAGAATGTGAATGTCTGTTTAAAACCAATGTCTCCTTTATATGTTGAGATTGGAGAAATGGATACAATAACTATGATTATGACTTTTTACGAATTTCTCAGACTCTTTGAGACTActgaagcatcttttttttttttttttcatgacttgGTTCTcacatagatttatttatttatttattttcaggtggAACCTTTTTtgataatgaaattatttttagttttctagTCTAGGTTCCTTCTGGCGCTGCATGAGAAGCATACTCTGtccatttaaaattctttcatcTTCACAATTTATGGGTTCAATTAATTTCTGGTACTTCTATACTTACTCCATTAATGTCCATATGAAATGAGTAAAAGCCCAGTCTAATAAATCATTCTTTTCAGATCCTCAGCAATTTGTTACCTTACAGGTGTCTTGGAAGTACAATCTAAGATCGCATTCAAGACATTTATTAAAGTTCTTTGTGTGCAATTCCCTGCCTGACCTAGTTAAGAACAATTGTCATTTAACTTGTTTGTCATTCTTAAAATTTCCAAAAAAGGCTCCAAGCCTCCTGGGTAAGTTCTTTGAGCCAACCAGTGCAGTCTGAAGTCAGGCCACCATCAGAAGACAGTTCACAAGTCTTCTTGAAAACATTGCTGTGATCTTTcatgagtttgtttttaaagtgagtTATTATATCAAATAGAAGCTGTTGTgttaaaagaaggaagaagaacagAAGTGCTGAAAATAGTATTTATGAATGTTGTTACATGttttacaggaaaattaattctccAAGTTGCCAATAAGAACCTGCTGCTATAGATAACttaaagaactttaaaaaatgtaggtGCCACATATACGTTTATGGATTGATATTGTTTAGGTCTGGAAAGGTAGGGAAATATTTTAGTCTAGGTGGGTCACTTTAAATTATATTACTGAAATATGAAGAGCAGTTtaaaattgctaaaacattgAATTGTTCTTTAAATAATAGTTCAGAGCTGGTTTTCATAGAGTCCATTAAAATACAGACGGATCCCTTTTGTGAAGCTGGGTGGCAAAAGATGATCCAGGCTGACAGATTTTGAAGACATCCCATTAGGTGGATTATAAAGGTGATCAAACCCCATTATGTATCATGAGCAGTTTGATAATTCCATGAATATGCACACTGTTAATgaaaattgtgaagaaaaatgcaaacatagTAAAATCTTGCATATGTATTCCACTTGTGCAATGAATCTACACCAGTCTGGAGTACCATCACTGCTATACTGAAGTCTGTAGCAAGGGGAATAACTATGATGGCAAATGGCTAATTCTTGtgtttccttctcccccccttccccccccccccataactTCACTGTTAAAGTCCTGTGAGGATGAGAGGATAATATctcaaaatagtttaaaattcATATGTCTTCAAGATGACTTATGAAATGCTCTTCATATTTGTTGTCTGAGAAGATACAGAGGGGAGTTACAGGTAACTGAGAAATCAAGTTCAGAACCAGTCTGCAAACGTCCCCAGGTGATAGCAGCTGCACCTCAAACTATGACACCAAAGTGTGTGATACTATCTGAATTAGAAGAGACCATTCCTAACCTTTGTGTCTTGTCCATGGTGAAGAAGCAAAATCCTGTACAGATTTGAATCTGTACTGAAAAATGCGAATTACCCTAATTCACACCAGAAAAACTAtctgctgctgtatttcatcATACTGTTTCATATAACAGTATTTTTGTCTGAATTTCACAATGGGGTCTGGTTCTTTCTCATTGGATTTGGTGGGATTTTGTTTCATGTGTGCATatggttgtgggttttttgcaGGGCCTTGAGAAAACACAAAAGTTCAGTCTAGATTGTTCTTAAGCTTGATTGAAGTCAGAGCTTTGCAGCCATTGGTAGAGCACAGAATTTGTTGAGGACTTACATTCATAttcttaataaaagaaaaaaaaaaaaaggatgataaTTTATGTATTccataaattttctttaatctttatCCTGATGACTGAAGTGTGTTGAATGTACAACACATACATTCTGTTGTGACTGAAAGGTGGCACTGGAATAAATTTGTCCCATAATACCATAAGATGAGAGAAACTTGTATGGCAGAATATTCATGTCAGAAgataaggaaatgaaaacaataataaacagTAAGGAAAAGGCATTTAATCAGTTGGAAGCATTTTGCATTCAGGGCATACTTGTTGGTAAATAATTTCATGTACAAAGGATGTCTGCAGTCCCCAGGCCATCCAAGACTCAGTATAAAAGCTAGCTCTACTCAAGGTGCTTCCTACCACTACTTGCCATCTTCTCTTTCGTGAACAAGGTTAGTTGAAATCTACTTCTATTTTCTGAATTCTTCCTTCCTAACAGTTTGATTACTGTACTTCTTCCTCCATAGTATTCAGCTAGCTGCTGTTTTGGGGGAAGTGGGTGAGTGGGGGGCAGtggggggtgtttttttgttaaagaagtattttttcagtgtttgagtTGCAGGGACTTCTAGAGGCCAGGCTTGGCTATATAGATCTTTGAAATtctcatatatatttatttaaatgtatgctTTCAGGTATGCTAAGTGACTTAGAAAATCCCAATACTAATAATATTAGAGATTAACAAACTGAATGGTTAGAATACAGAGATCTATATGCCCAGgagaaaaagtgtattttatatatttaagggTCTGTTTCATCACCTGTAATGCTTGAAATTTCATCTGGGTtgacaagaagagaaaataacagtGTTTGTAAGGGCTAAATTTATCTTCAGAAATGTCCAGAAAAATCTGGTTCTGTGCTGTTTATGTTGTAGGAGGCTTCTccagtgtttgcatttttgttatGACAGATCTACTCCTGGGCACAGTGGGAAGTAGGAGGGTAAAAGGAACCATATTATCAAGGAAGCAGCTGGAGAGCAAGAAGATTAGGAAGGTTTAAAGCAGAGGCTTGTGGGTCTTAAAATTCAGTTACGTTGAACCACAAGATTTTGATATCTAAATAATACTTtctaaatgaggaaaaaaagaagctgtatACTGAGATTAGAAGCATTCACACTGGGTTTAACAAGGGTATTGATTCTAATACTATAGTAATTAATATAGACTTTAATAGGACAGATATCAAAATATTCTGCTTGGTATCTTATAGCTGCCAGGTTTTTGAAATTGTAGGTTGCAATGACATCTCCCTCAAGTTTAAAGAAATGGTTTCAGGGTCAGCGAGgataaagaagaacaaaaatagagGAGAACTGAGCACTCAACAGACTGAGATAGACATAGGAGATAGtgaaatttgtgtttgttgGAATGGTGGAACTGGTCACAGGGAGCATGCAGGGACTGCATGGATTTCTCATGGATGGACAAGTCATCTGGGACAAATTTCTAAACAGCTCAGCTTCAAGTATGCCAAATGGCAGTGAAATTTGTACATTTTCCTAGGTGAAGTTGGCATCTGGAAAATTACtacttctgaaatgcttttaatacTTAGGTTGGATCTCAGTAGTGTCTTTCCAGACAGCAAATCAAAACGCTAAAATATGTCATGAAACAGGTATGTCTCCTTTTGTTCTGCTGCCATTTATTCCATTGGATCACCAAAAACTGATAAAGGACTTTTTCAGCCTCCATCTTCTTGTAGAAGTGGTTTTACTTCCTCACTTGACTCTTGAAAGGTTACCTGGAAAGCTCCAGTGGTCCTGGTACCTGAGAGGAGTAAACAGTAAACTGCAATATGACTCCTATGCTGCATTTGTTCTGATCCTGTATTTCAGACTTGCCTCCATCCTGCAGACATGTCCTGCTATGAGCGGTGCCCTTCCACACCTTGTGGCCCAACCCCACTTGCCaacagctgcaacgagccctgtgtGCGACAGTGCCAGGACTCGACAGTGGTGATCCAGCCCTCTCCTGTAGTGGTtaccctgcccggccccatcctcagctccttcccccagaacaccACTGTGGGATCCTCGGCATCTGCGGCTGTTGGGAGTGTGCTCAATGCTGAGGGAGTCCCCATCTCCTCTGGGGGCAGCTCCTTGGGATATGGGAGCTTTGGCTATGCAGGCCTGGGCAGTGGGTACAGCCGGCCCTACCGTCGCTACAACACCTACCGCAGCAGTTTCAGTGGACCATGCTAAAGCACGAGGAGCAAGCACAAAGAAATGACCAGAAACACTGAAGCACGACCTGATGCAGGAGAGAGCTCATGGCCATGGTTTTCAGATGTGATGTTAGGCACCCACAACTCCACCTGAAGTGCATGGAGCTGTGGGAGTTAGTCATTCCCTAAAATGAGGCCCCTGTTCTTGATATGCTACTTTATATTTCTAATCAAGTATGTAATTCTGCTACCCACTGCTGTATTTGATACTGCCTGGTGCTAAACATACTTTAAACAGTAGATGGGACTTGATTGTCAAGGTGTAGTCCTACACTGAAAGAAGAGCTCTGTCTGTGGGACACATCACCTTTTTTCCCTTATTAGAACCTGTTGCTTTGCAGTATTTTAATGCACTCTTTAGTATTATTAAAGTTTTATCATATTCCAagtcttctgttatttttattccccATCCTACCTTACTTTGTAACTTTTTCTAGGTGAAATTCATCACTGTAGATCATCAGTACCAGGCAGAGACATGATATGAATACTAGCAGAAACACCgataagaggaaaagaagatatATTTAGAGGTTGAGATCAAAAACATATCTTATATTGCAGCTGAAATGCATATTGATTCCAGAGttatttattgtaatatttgACTTTCTGCATCTCTGTCAGGAAAGTTTTCTGAAGACAGGAAGTATTTTATTATCTAACAATGACATACTGAGTAATGCATATCTAATCTAGCCTataattatgtttgttttaaggaatCCTGTTGTGATTCACTCTCAATAACTCTGACCTAGAGCTGCAGGGTGCAAAGAAAGATTAACCATCAAATCACTGCTTGAATGCTTGAATTCATAAGGTCGAATATGAACAGCAGCACAAGTCCCAAGGAAGGTATAGACATAGCTTTTTGTGAGAGACAGAACAAAACCATTTGGTCTATTTGCTTGCTACTTACTGCAGAAGTACTGTCTATTTTAGGGCTCCTAATAAAAGCCTGTCTTTAATGTCCTGTCTGTAGCCCTACAGAATTCCAACAGAAAACACATGGAATGAAGCATGCTAAAAATTACAGGACACTGGTAGGCATCAAAACCTTAGAAGTTCtctcaaataaattatttgtgcTGAAAGTAAGTACCTGAGATTAAAAACAGCATTGCACAGCCACTGAAGCTACTAAAGCAAT from Aythya fuligula isolate bAytFul2 chromosome 28, bAytFul2.pri, whole genome shotgun sequence encodes the following:
- the LOC116499755 gene encoding feather keratin 1-like; the encoded protein is MSCYDLCRPCGPTPLANSCNEPCVRQCQDSRVVIQPSPVVVTLPGPILSSFPQNTAVGSSASAAVGSILSEEGVPISSGGFGLSGFGGRYSGRRCLPC
- the LOC116499494 gene encoding feather keratin 1-like — encoded protein: MSCYERCPSTPCGPTPLANSCNEPCVRQCQDSTVVIQPSPVVVTLPGPILSSFPQNTTVGSSASAAVGSVLNAEGVPISSGGSSLGYGSFGYAGLGSGYSRPYRRYNTYRSSFSGPC